In the Catenovulum adriaticum genome, GAGGTGGTTTAATTGGTAAAATAGCCAACGATGGCTACTTTTATTTTGGCTTAAAACGGAGCCGAGTTTACCGCGAGTTTGCGTTATTAGAACAAATGAAAGCACTTGATTTACCTGTACCAACCCCTATAGCGGCTAGGTTAACTCGTTGCGCACATTTATACTCTGCTGACATCATCATGCACCAAATTGCTGATGCGACCGATGTTTTTCACTTATTAAAAACAGTGCCGCTAGATAATTTAACTTGGCAAAATATTGGCAAAACCATTGCCCAATTTCACCAAGCTGGCGTGTTTCATGCTGATTTAAACATACACAATATTATGTTGGACAAGACAAGCAAAGTTTGGATTATCGATTTTGACCGAGGACACTTTAAAGCACCTGCAAAAGCTTGGCAGCAAAATAATTTAAATCGTTTATTAGTTTCGCTCAAAAAAGAAGTTGAAAAACAAACTCACTTTTATTTTAAACAGGATAACTGGCAAGCTTTATTAAAAGGCTATCAAGCATATCAATGCTGATAGCCTTTGCTGTTACTTACAAAGAATTGCTATAGTGCTTCAAATTCACATTCATATGAGGTGAATTTACGAATGTTAATTACGCCATTATCAAAAATTAAATATTGGCCTTTAATTCCCTCTAACACTCCAGTCACGACAGGGTCTTTATCAAAATTAAAAGACTTAATTTTAGTTGGATACTCAGTGACTGGAAAACTCAATTCAATCGTTTTTTGATTCAGTTCCTCAACCGCGTCTTCACCGAATTTTAGCTTAATGTCTGCCAGTTTTTGGGCAATTAATGGTTTTAGCTCAGCCGCTTTATCTTGCAAGTTAATATCTTGATTTTCACCTTTTAACAAAGCTCGCCAATTGGTTTTATCTGCAATAAATTCTGCCAATGCAATTTCAACTAAACCAGATATTAATCGTGTTTTTACTCTGAAGATAGGCAATGCTTGAGTTGCGCCTTGGTCTATCCACCTTGTTGGGATTTGAGTGTGGCGAGTAATCCCCACTTTTAAACCTGAGGTATTGGCCAAATAAACATAATGATCAATCATGCAATTGTCTTCACCCCACTGAGGTTCGCGGCAAGTGCCCAAATGATGGTGACAAGTTTCGGGTTTCATAATACACATATCACATGCAGCTAATTTACGCATGCATCCAAAACAATACCCTTGTGAAAAGCTTTTTTT is a window encoding:
- a CDS encoding 3-deoxy-D-manno-octulosonic acid kinase — translated: MPKISQFTNKQFLITPEKSDLPIQPDWFNAQYWKQKNAISGQSVGRNTTYFFDYNHQSYVLRHYYRGGLIGKIANDGYFYFGLKRSRVYREFALLEQMKALDLPVPTPIAARLTRCAHLYSADIIMHQIADATDVFHLLKTVPLDNLTWQNIGKTIAQFHQAGVFHADLNIHNIMLDKTSKVWIIDFDRGHFKAPAKAWQQNNLNRLLVSLKKEVEKQTHFYFKQDNWQALLKGYQAYQC
- a CDS encoding DUF2797 domain-containing protein, with the protein product MQGCIKKLKSELTAPIQYQLPLGEQLVDLNQYIGKPIKLIHTGNIYCLNCSKKTKKSFSQGYCFGCMRKLAACDMCIMKPETCHHHLGTCREPQWGEDNCMIDHYVYLANTSGLKVGITRHTQIPTRWIDQGATQALPIFRVKTRLISGLVEIALAEFIADKTNWRALLKGENQDINLQDKAAELKPLIAQKLADIKLKFGEDAVEELNQKTIELSFPVTEYPTKIKSFNFDKDPVVTGVLEGIKGQYLIFDNGVINIRKFTSYECEFEAL